CTTTCACCGTGTGGCCTCTTTCTACGATTGGCTGGCCCGCCTCATATATGGCGATGCGCTGGAGCAGGCGCAGCGCAGTTTGCTGCCGCACCTGCCGCCGCAGGGGCGCGTGCTGGTGATCGGCGGGGGAAGCGGCTGGCTGCTGGAGCAACTCCTGAAAACAGGCAGGCAACTGGATATTTTATATATAGACGCGGCCCCCGCCATGCTGCAACGGGCCCGGCAGCGTTATGCAATGTTTCAGAAACCGCACCAGTGCAGGGTTACTTTCAGGTTAGGCACCGAGCAAACCCTGCAGCCGCAGGAGCAGTTCGATGCGGTGGTTACGCCTTTCCTCCTCGACCTTTTCCCGCCCCGCCGCCTGCAGCAACTGATGGCTACCCTGAATAACGCCCTCACTCCAAACGGCACCTGGCTCTTCGCCGATTTCTGGCCACAGCAACAGCCCCCGCCACACTGGCAGAAGCTGCTGATTTGGGGCATGTACGCGTTCTTCGGAACAGTCAGTGGCGTCAAAGCGCGGCAACTCCCGGACTACGCACAGCACTTCAAATCTTTAGGTTATCAGGAGCTATATAGCCGCAGCTTTTACAAAGGCATGGTGCAGGCAAAGGTGTTCGTGAGAGGTAAGAGTGAAGAGTTAGAATGTTGACAGCACAGGCTCTACTGCCGCTCAACGTCTATCGTTAACTGGCGCAAGTTTTCAAACTTGTGTCCTACCATGATGTCGGGTTTGTAATCCGACTGGGCCAGCCTGTCCCGAGCGATGTCTCGGGGAGGCCCAGGAATAGTAGATACGAGCGAGGACGCTCGCACCATATTCTGCTACTGCATCAAGGCCGGGGGGAGGTAAAATTGCACCACACCCGCACAAACCATATCTTTATCCCAAAATGAATATATTCTCAAACCATTGTAATGAACCCAAAACTATATAGCCTGCTGGCCCTTGTGCTGGCGCTGCTGGTGCAGCCCGTACTGGCGCAGCAAAAAGTAACATACAGCCTGTCGTTCCCGAATGCGGTACACCACGAGGCGGAAGTGCAGGTGACGTTTTCCGATATAAAGTCCGACACGCTGCGGGTGCTCATGCCCCGCTCCTCGCCAGGGCGCTATGCCATCCACGAATTCGCCAAGAACGTCTACAATGTGCGGGCCACCGATGCCCAGGGCAAGCCGCTGCGCATCTTCCGCCCTGGCACCAGCGAGTGGGACGTGCTGGGCCACAACGGCACCGTCACCGTGAACTACACTTTGTTTGCCGACCACGCCGACGGCACCTACGCCGGGGTAGACGAAACGCACGCGCACCTGAACATGCCCGCCACGCTGCTGTATGCCAAAGGCTTTGAGCAGGCACCGGCGTACGTGTCCTTCCACATCCCGCAGGGCAAAAACTGGAAAGTGGCCACGCAACTGCGGCAGGAAAAGGGGAACACCTTCTTCGCCCCCAATTTCCAGTACCTGATGGACAGCCCCACCGAGCTTAGCGATTTCGACTTTGCGGAGTGGACGGTGGAGGAAAACGGCAAAACCAAAACGCTTCAGGTGGCGCTGCACCACCCGGGCACCCCGGAGCAGTTCGCGGACTATGTGGCGAAAACGAAAAAGATTGTGGCGGAGCAGCGGGCCATATATGGGCAGTTGCCGGCATATGATTTCGGGCGCTATACCTTTATCGGGTGCTATATGCCGCAGGCCGTCGGCGACGGGATG
This window of the Pontibacter russatus genome carries:
- a CDS encoding class I SAM-dependent methyltransferase — its product is MPNLPDSGFHRVASFYDWLARLIYGDALEQAQRSLLPHLPPQGRVLVIGGGSGWLLEQLLKTGRQLDILYIDAAPAMLQRARQRYAMFQKPHQCRVTFRLGTEQTLQPQEQFDAVVTPFLLDLFPPRRLQQLMATLNNALTPNGTWLFADFWPQQQPPPHWQKLLIWGMYAFFGTVSGVKARQLPDYAQHFKSLGYQELYSRSFYKGMVQAKVFVRGKSEELEC